The Hydractinia symbiolongicarpus strain clone_291-10 chromosome 2, HSymV2.1, whole genome shotgun sequence genomic sequence TTGAAAAGAAGGATGTTACTTGTGATTATCTTACGAAGAAGATTTAGGCAAAGGGAAGGTAAATTGTGAAGACAACGCGGACGTACACGGCTCTGCGTATGATGGATTTTTCTTGAGAGAAAACAAAAAGGAGATTATCACGTATTAGTGAAAGAAACCATGCTTTTTGATCATCAATACTTCTTCAAAATGTTTCGAATGCGTCCAGAGTAATAAAGAAATTCTAAAATTCTACACCGGATGCCCATCTTCAAAAGTTATTCGATTTATTGTTAAGCATTTTCGACCGAAACATTTAAAGCTCCGGTATTACAGACAATTCTGTAAAAACTAAACAGTATAGTCCAGCCAACTTGTTTTGTCAAAGAAAACCCAGTGCAAGCCGTTCTCTAAGGTTAGAAGATGAAATATTAATGACGTTGATGAGGATAAGACTTGATGCCCCTGTTGCTGACTTAGCTTTTAGATTCGGAATATTGACTGGACATAtgaggtgactcagctagacattttgggtaccttggttcaggaatataagtcgaaacccttgtaccctttacagaagtcctgtcctactctctcAGTCTGattgtttgtttaatttgtGTGCCAATTATCTTCTTGGAAAATTGAAGAATTGTGTTcttttatatgagcatattcattagaggagcaaaacctctagaatttcAATTTTAAGACCTAAGTGGAGATCATTTTTCGTGTCCCGCTAAGTGCTGCTGTTGGTTCAGtatcgaaatttaaaaaaaaaacattctaaacTGCTTACATTTGCAATAGGTTGTTCCTCAGGTAagaatttcttaaaatttggaACAGAAATTTCGTTCAGAATTGCCAATAAGATACAGACTAAAGTGGAGGTCATGTCATCTTTTCGTGTCCCGCTAAGTGCTGTTGGTTCAGTATGAGAATTTCAATAACTATATTTCCAATTTGCTTACATTTGCAAAAGGTTGTTCCGCAGCTGAGAATTTCTTAACATTCGGAACAGAATTTTCGTTATTCGAAATTGCCTATAAGGAACAAAGACGAGATAACTAACTATTTTGAGAAAGATAGACTGAAGCTGAGGTCATTTTTTCGTGTCCCGTTATGTGCTGTTGGTTCAGTATGAGAACTTCAATAAATATATTTCCGATTTGATTACATTTGCAAAAGGTTGTTCTGCAGCTGAGAATTTCTTAACATTCGGAACAGCATTTTCGTCTTTTGAAATTGTCTATAAGGAACAAAGATGAGATAACAAAACATATTGAGAGATACAGACTAAGGTGGAGTGTCAGAAGCAGTAATAATAAGAAATAAGTTACATATTGATAGGCAAAATTATTTGTATCTAAATTGCTAAATTAAATTATACAGATGATTGCGTCACTTATAGGCGTGATCATTAAAGTCTCCCGTTATATAGATGTGTTCCTATGTAATTGTTCATTTAAGTGTGCTTTTTATTTCTGATTTTGTTTCCAAATCGCTAAATTTATAATTGATAGATGTTTTATTTCaggaactttctttttttaattaaaaatttgactTCTTTACCCTTCTTACATactaatttacaaaaattagttGTATAAAATTAAGCAACCGTTAAGAAACTTCTGGCCAAAACATTCTCTAAACATAAGCAGCTTAGACCTGTCCAAAATCCTcaattgctttaaaaaaaatcgtgtatTTCACTTAGAACTTTGAGATACAggataaagaaacaaaaatctgataaaataaatcaaaagacAGTTTTAATTCTAGTACAGTTATGCACTAGgcttattttttataagcaactcgaCATTTGACTAGAGTTACTAAAAGATTGCCTTAAAGGGAGGAAGGAAGTTAGCAGAAAATCGAACAATTATCAAAATCTTATGTCAAAAAATTACTCGTGTTTACCAacagttgttttattttatgttaaatttttcaaaataaggaAACAAGGACCTGTTCTATTTAACGAGTTTAAACGATTATCTTAGGGAATGAAAAAAAAGCTGCGCAGTGCCAAAACCAATAAAGTCCAGCAATGTATCTTTTATAAACTAGctgctttaaaaaatatacttatatgtagattaaatatatttatcttaccTTTTTTTGTTAGCTCCTTAAAAAACTCGGTAATctataaagaaaatgaaatttgttttaaacaaaacagtTTCTTCGCGCCTTAACAAATTGCTTTAAGTACACAAAGTACCTGTGATATACTTGGTCTTAACTCTGGAACAGTCTGCCAGGAATCAGTCATGAAATTTACAAGTTGCGAAATATTGTTTGGGTAAAGTTTCTTTAAATCGTCTACATCAGGTCTGTCTCCTTTTTTCAGTGCTTCCAGGATTAAGTAGTCATTAACAATTGCTAATTTGCTGCTCCAAGCAGACGTTTTATCGCTCATTATCTCATACGCAGTTATTGCCCACGAATACACATTAGATTGAAAAGATGCACATTTTACTTTGTTGAAACAGATTTCCTCACCAGTGTACACCAATGTCATACCAACAAGGACGTTATTTACATTTGTAAATGTCGACGTGattgtgtttttaatttctGAAATATCATCAAAATCGGCCATTCTCACTAAAGGGTTGTGCTCTGTACCACAAAGCAAAAGATTCGAGGGTTTGAAGTCTTTATGAATGATATGGTGATCATGTAATGCTTGCAATCCACGTGTCGCTTGAATAATTAGGTCAATTCATTCACTAAGGTCAAATTGATCATCTTGGTTCCGAATATTAATGAATTGCGACACGTTGTGTACTGTTTCACCATGTAACATCAATGCGCAGTATTCAAATATCAACAAAACTGGATCCATGCAAAAGCCATCAAAACGAACAACATTTTTATGACTCAATTGCGCCAATTTATTTGCAACTTCGTATATTTTACATCTGCTGATTTTCTGCGTAAATACTTTTGTAGCCACAAAGCTTCCatttactttatatttataaatattagaAGAAGCCCCCTCTCCTATTTTCTCACCCAAATGTGTTGCCAATTTTATTTCAAGTTTAGTAACATTGTCTGAAGAGGTACGCGCCtaatttaaacaatatataCAATTATAAATAAGCCTTGTCTAGCCTTTTAAATTCTGACTACAGAAACATAACAATCGTACATTAGTCTGACAGTTTACACTAACAACATGTATGTTAGATAAGATGTTTCTTCCTAAACTTATTCAATGACTAGATAGTATCAGATGTTCCGGTGTCGCGGAAAATAAGTACTCCCCTAAAAAAGTACTCCCCAGTATTTATTTCCGGGAAAAAGGTACTCCCAAGTATATATTTCCCAGGAAATTGATACTCCCGGGAGTACTCTTATCCTAGGAAATAAAGACTCCTTCGGGAAATAAGTACTTCCGGGAGTATAAATTTCCTAGGAAATAAGCACGCTTAAGACATGAAATAGAAAttgagggaattaattttcgcttatttgcgggttttctttgccaagatttgaaccagcgaagtATATTATTTCGAAAAGTTCTTGAAAATTCTTCACAAACCCCtaggaaaataaaagaaactcgTCCCCAATAGGTCAAAACCAGGAAAATTAGCTCAcgcaaaatgcaatttttctgattttattttttgaccgcGAAAATGGATTCCCCCTCTTAAGTCAGATTTTGTCAGACTTTTAGACCCCCCTCCCCTATGAAGGCTGCCGTCATATGTGAACGATCCCTAAGTACGAGGGTAAACTGAGCCTTGAAGTATAGTTTTGACAATAATTATGAATTGTTATGAAAGctatcacgtgatgtaaaaatatttcgaaatttttttgatgacgtcgcgATTTGGGGAATTTTTGGTACTGGGAGAACAATTCGCGATAACTTTTGATCGGATGAACCAATTCGCATGAAATTTTGCACAAAGGATCTTTGTTATGAAAGGTAACAcgtgatgtaaaaaaaattcaaaatttttttgatgacgtcacgatTTGGGGAATTTTTGGTACTGGGAGAACAATTCGCGATAACTTTTGATTGGATGAACCGATTCGCATGAAATTTTGCACAAAGGATCTTTGTAATGAAAGGTAACAcgtgatgtaaaaaaaattcgaaatttttttgatgacgtcacgatTTGGGGAATTTTTGGTACTGGGTGAACAATTTGCGATAACTTTTGATCGAATATGAGCCGTCATTAAATCCACCTCAACTTTTCCAACTTCTAAGATTTCCTTTTCTTTCTTCTCTACTTAAAGTTACTTAAACAAAAGTAAAGGACATGTTACAACAcacaaaataaatgatttttccaaTATTTGTATATAGCAAGCAACCTACTTCGTTCGTTCTTCTCCTGAACTTGAAAAAACTTTGTACGTTTGTTTTGATCGTCAGGGGATACTTGGAATTTTGAACAAataaaattgctttattttgatcacgtgattttGTTCatccaatgaattttttttattttgatcacgtgattttaaaacaaaactcgcggcttttctcgacaaagaagacatatttttttcggtaacATCAGAGAttttttttcggcgacatcaaaagaaaataacgatgtcaactttgcctgtcacagacacacggaactggcgtattattatatagatacatCTCTATAATCATACCAATTGTAAATGAAGGAATCTTCAGTTGTTTTGAGAGTGAATGGCTTGGTAAAATCTTTACCCTTGAAATCCGTTGAAGTGGGACTTAAACAAGGATTGGTTTTCTGGTACTTCCACATCTCTTTCAAATATATAACTGTTAATCAAATTAATGATATTGTTAAAAGAATAATCAATGAAAGTCCCAATTCTGGCGAAATAATTAATGACTCCCTAGTATGTAGAGGTGTATTCAAAGAGATAGATTGCGACAAGCTATCAAAAGAGTAAACCCAAAGCTTTTGAACATGGATAAAAGACGaatatttataagaaaataCAATGTGCCATGTTCAAATGCCCTTTGGTAAGTATTTATACATATCACTGTGGTTTCTTCTACTTAAGGACGTTTGGAAATTtctgcaaaaatataaaaacgtattaaaatgcttttatatTTCCAATTTATCATCATTATGTTTTAGGCATATGATAGATAGATAGTTTATTTTCTACTTTAACTACATTTACAAGAGATagtttaaaacaataaaaaaataatcgtgAATAACATCAATATACTAAATAAAACGCTGATTAATCTAAATCAACTATATAAAATGCGTGTCGTTTTCTATAGTTTCTTATAAGTATAGTTCTCTAAATTAAAGCTTTCGATATAGTAGAATAataagatattttttctgattatgttttttaagatgttttaaaaatatgaatcAATTTCGTGTACGGTTTTAATATTTGCACACCTGCCTGTGCACCTCGGTAAATGTCGAAATGCAGGACATTTTAACACTGCCAATGACATCTAAAATCCAATCttgtgtcagcaaatttttagaaCCGGAAATTCTAACTGATGGAAACAAGTGGTTTTGTCCGCAATGCTTTGCACATAGAGAGAGTACTAGAGAAACGCAAATCAGTAGGAGTAGTGAAATCTTATTCCTGCAtcttaaaaggtttttaaaacataGTGAACATCTGGTGCAAGACAACAGAGTTGTTGAATGTGTTTCTTTACGTGACTCTCTCCTGCAACTACCTCTCGTCAGTGATACGGACACAATGTTTAATCAGAACTACTCATTGTTAGCAACAATTAATCAGTCCGGTACGTTAACCGCAGGTCATTATTGGGCTTATGTTAAGGATCCTGCCACAAATTCTTGGTACCACTGCAACGATAAAGCGGTTTGCAAATGCTCTCCACCTATTCTCAACAACAATTCATGTTATATTCTTTGTTACGTTCGCTGTTGAtccgctttttctttctttcttatacatttatcattacgtttataaaacctggacttccagggtcatgggggaggaaaatgtaaatccgagcggttttatattaccccagctagttcattcgaaccagtttgccgtcaatacccagagggtaaagagttcagctcactcttctctggtaacttaaaagaagcttagcatgggggtttgctttcagcttgtctttgggtgtaacgaccccactttttaccccagttcagtaaggtgcccaagtttactaacttggtcttcagacttgacaaccctgctgtccttagtcaaaatatgtacagactggtcctgtcatgacaacctcctgtgtaaggctgagtgttgggccttgtaacacatgtggaaagctacagccagagtcacaagttctggcgcacaggagggttttatataattcttttttatattatatactagtcgataaggcccgtggaaaaatccactgaggcaggttaaaatttttgatgacgtcagcaacttatccatttaaaatttagaatttttttttcacgttgCATCTATTGCGTAGAGTTTAAAGCGctcatcaagaaaatgtatatgatcatatgcTTTTgatatgagcggttaatgagatataagaaagggcttaaaaattttgctaacaTCAGCAATGGCCCCATCAAGaccgaaaattattttttcgaaatttgtatacccgttgcctttatgttatagctcttgaaacgctgatcaagaaaatgtataggatcatgtacttttgaccaacggttgcagagatattaaggtttgaaggctttttgatgacgtcatcaacccgtccttTCCGAAagggatttggggacccaggtttaggaaacttactcaaattggtcccaggtagtccctagttaccccacaggagatgacgtcagttatttccaaccgtttccaagttatttagccttaaatttaaaagtgcaatgcaatggcttcactaatcttaatatactttcctttgacgtcaatattgctctaccGTCAAAggttgctaatttacagaacaaatttctaggcgatgttttatagactttatcaaagaagttttatccactttgctaaagtcacagacagaagctccgtattattataagagatttttgacatatacattttttccatttgtgtttgttctgtaaccagtccgtttatgttgttagctctgtcttgtgtcgtattgtttgtgattgaaggattgttttttctctttaagattttctcattgaatagttataggtccaagttggacagtactcatgcttgtaataagcaagaaagtgtattcagcaccttcttctgggagcctaatcccaattttatttacatccaccgtccctgtagacaagatacttcagtgcagcttgctgtattgtaaacctttttcatcatTTAACTTTACTCTTAAAAACGTTTAAAGAATATATGTCTGTACTTTCTAAAATCAGAGGtgtaattttgttgtgatgCACGATGCTGATGCAAAATTCTTcatactttgtttttattattggttCTTTGAGTTGTTTTTATCTTGTATT encodes the following:
- the LOC130629749 gene encoding uncharacterized protein LOC130629749 encodes the protein MQDILTLPMTSKIQSCVSKFLEPEILTDGNKWFCPQCFAHRESTRETQISRSSEILFLHLKRFLKHSEHLVQDNRVVECVSLRDSLLQLPLVSDTDTMFNQNYSLLATINQSGTLTAGHYWAYVKDPATNSWYHCNDKAVCKCSPPILNNNSCYILCYVRC